The Sediminitomix flava genome includes a window with the following:
- a CDS encoding PKD domain-containing protein, giving the protein MNKSKYLRLWTYGLFILCFFQIQFTKADDPFARIIASPTGAICTGDTILFSDNSFSTSTDLDTWEWTFSGGTPSVATGQGPHEIVWNSAGDFEIQLIVSTNGISDTTTYEVSVVEAPISNDFTETIDLSNGPVNVQLTPDNFNSSFSYTWIINDLVEGEVVYNEANVSHLIQVNGNHTGQLVVSNGSCSSSYDVLITSAGGEGDLVANFTISDTVSCVDSYLTFEHENTEGVTSWEWDFGEGAHPRFAYNGGPINVFYSSPGVKSVLLVVGNGGLSESVEREVVIGGSENGISIAANPKLSTDGDTIFVQPSSVISFRPNGESGLANSYLWDFGDPFAQEADSTSESRIGDHSFDTGGLYAVKLTRESSEGCVSEFVQYVRVVTESDQSGDFAISPSGKTCVFNSVSFTSKARGFAQGAAEVVWYFGAEGDAFPQSSDGFIPDSVYWTQPGKKIIKVVSKSSQDYEDSVVHSLIYDVLAYPEATFSFNDTAICSSNAQEVSFLPSMQLEYGIYNWSVVDESGGEQSSSSVEPKFTLLPDEKYTVSLEVSNSYCTSSYSRIIQTGSGCDDIWAGLIVQPARDNCGLLRYIIEGVGSESIQSWDFNFGGGTAEPEADGTSSGPFTVDFPPSQSGSQITLTVDDGSGNEETVTVTLDGSNQVRIP; this is encoded by the coding sequence ATGAATAAAAGTAAATACCTTAGGCTGTGGACTTATGGGCTATTCATATTATGTTTTTTTCAAATACAATTTACAAAGGCTGATGATCCATTTGCGAGAATTATAGCAAGTCCTACGGGGGCTATTTGTACAGGCGATACCATTCTGTTTTCTGATAATAGCTTTTCTACCAGTACTGATTTAGATACATGGGAGTGGACCTTTAGTGGAGGAACGCCAAGCGTAGCAACTGGGCAGGGGCCACATGAAATTGTATGGAATAGTGCGGGAGATTTTGAGATTCAATTGATCGTATCTACCAATGGGATTTCGGATACAACCACCTATGAGGTTAGTGTAGTAGAAGCTCCAATTTCAAATGATTTTACTGAAACTATCGACCTATCTAATGGACCTGTAAATGTACAACTAACCCCAGATAACTTTAATAGTAGCTTTAGTTACACATGGATTATAAATGACCTTGTAGAAGGTGAGGTCGTTTATAATGAAGCAAATGTTTCGCATTTAATTCAAGTCAATGGAAATCATACGGGGCAGTTAGTAGTAAGTAATGGCAGTTGTTCATCGAGTTATGATGTTTTGATTACTTCAGCTGGGGGGGAAGGAGATCTAGTTGCCAATTTTACGATCTCAGATACCGTTTCATGTGTTGATTCTTATTTGACTTTTGAACATGAAAATACAGAAGGTGTAACAAGTTGGGAATGGGATTTTGGAGAAGGTGCTCATCCTCGTTTTGCATATAATGGAGGGCCTATTAATGTTTTTTATTCCTCACCAGGAGTGAAGTCAGTATTATTAGTGGTCGGAAATGGAGGGCTTTCAGAGTCAGTTGAAAGAGAGGTTGTGATAGGTGGTTCTGAAAATGGTATATCTATAGCTGCTAATCCAAAATTGAGTACAGATGGAGATACTATTTTTGTTCAGCCGTCCTCTGTGATAAGTTTTAGACCTAATGGTGAGTCAGGTTTAGCCAATTCTTATTTGTGGGATTTTGGAGATCCTTTTGCCCAAGAAGCAGATAGTACCTCTGAAAGTAGAATTGGAGATCATAGTTTTGACACAGGAGGTCTTTATGCTGTAAAGTTGACTAGGGAAAGCTCGGAAGGTTGCGTGTCAGAGTTTGTACAGTATGTGAGGGTGGTAACGGAATCAGATCAAAGCGGTGACTTTGCAATTTCTCCTTCAGGCAAAACTTGTGTATTTAATAGCGTTAGTTTTACCAGTAAGGCGAGAGGTTTTGCCCAAGGAGCAGCAGAAGTTGTTTGGTATTTTGGCGCGGAAGGAGATGCATTTCCACAGTCTTCAGATGGTTTTATCCCCGATTCAGTATACTGGACGCAACCAGGTAAGAAGATTATTAAAGTAGTTTCTAAAAGTTCTCAAGATTATGAAGACTCAGTTGTACATAGTCTTATCTATGATGTTTTAGCTTATCCAGAAGCGACTTTTTCTTTTAATGATACGGCAATCTGTTCCTCAAATGCACAAGAGGTTTCTTTTTTGCCATCTATGCAACTAGAGTATGGCATTTACAACTGGTCTGTAGTTGATGAATCTGGAGGTGAGCAATCAAGTTCTTCAGTAGAACCTAAATTTACCCTTTTGCCAGATGAAAAATATACAGTGTCCTTAGAAGTTTCAAATAGCTATTGTACATCTTCTTATTCTAGAATAATTCAGACAGGAAGTGGGTGTGATGATATTTGGGCTGGTTTGATCGTACAGCCAGCAAGAGATAATTGTGGGTTGTTGAGATATATAATTGAGGGAGTCGGTAGTGAAAGTATTCAAAGTTGGGACTTTAATTTTGGCGGAGGAACGGCTGAACCTGAGGCTGATGGGACAAGTAGTGGACCCTTTACTGTAGATTTTCCTCCAAGTCAATCCGGTAGTCAGATTACCCTTACAGTTGATGATGGAAGTGGGAATGAGGAAACGGTAACTGTTACTTTGGATGGTTCTAATCAAGTAAGAATACCATAA
- a CDS encoding NUDIX hydrolase, whose protein sequence is MNTHPKNILKYCPKCGHDHFIYQKDDSFLCSSCDFRMYINAASAVAAILKNDKGEILFTRRKFNPYKGMLDLPGGFVDQLETAEDALKREIFEELQLNVSSIKYFGSFPNTYEYQDITYFTLDLTFEITVEPYEKIVAQDDITEALFIAADKIKLDDIGATSIKNITKAYLKSLSK, encoded by the coding sequence ATGAATACACATCCTAAAAATATTCTAAAATACTGCCCTAAGTGTGGACATGATCACTTTATATACCAGAAGGATGACTCTTTCCTTTGTAGCTCTTGTGATTTCAGAATGTATATAAATGCTGCTTCTGCTGTTGCAGCAATTTTAAAGAATGACAAAGGAGAAATATTATTCACAAGAAGAAAGTTTAATCCTTATAAAGGAATGCTTGATTTACCTGGCGGATTTGTTGATCAACTTGAAACCGCAGAAGATGCACTTAAAAGAGAAATATTTGAAGAACTCCAACTTAATGTTAGCAGTATAAAATATTTTGGTTCCTTCCCGAATACATATGAATACCAAGATATAACATATTTCACTTTAGACCTCACTTTTGAAATCACAGTGGAGCCTTATGAAAAAATCGTAGCTCAAGATGATATTACTGAAGCTCTTTTTATTGCTGCTGATAAAATTAAGCTAGATGACATAGGTGCCACATCTATCAAAAATATTACAAAAGCATATCTAAAAAGCTTATCCAAATAA
- a CDS encoding sensor histidine kinase encodes MRNKTLDQLRKAEDMIDGLNVVDILTGENNLFKNIPNAFLIFEIENNEVIYSNEQAHQILNTDIPSEISTFLNTHLLPETSTEKQFFFELLQKKKSENVNINLIINGEKTPTNIQLFEIGSGLNLVGVMFHTQHTNSTEKQLQKGLELSHENWMLLDSYGKILRYNENFERISTQIFSENIYFGLDLRENTKWRNSILKAIHGQKVIEVITLQIDNQTRSFEVVISPLITSNEVYIEGILLFIKEVTNSLKVEELLKNSFDEIRNFKVALNRTSLVCVTDPRGYINEVNDLFCSEAKYSYDELIGENINKVLPSLQLPNIYKELSSKTNENSFWREEVQSTDKAGNTFWLDLMFSPVSNKKGEIYQILCIGYPITERKKGEIERQQLMTDLIQHNRNLEQFAFTISHKLRAPLARVIGLAELLKIDDYQTSHKSFVDKLLSSTKELDLLLKGLIEILSFRQNSNLEKKTLDLNYIIQTITSSLSTAINENNAVIEVDLAEDARSLRSIKSYIESIVYHLITNALKFRKKYLSPVIHIRSSKVENGILLEIKDNGVGIDLKNNKEKIFSMYQKLHSSHEGKGLGLYLVKSQVDELNGNIQVESAVNQGTIFKIFIPTE; translated from the coding sequence ATGAGAAACAAAACATTGGATCAATTAAGAAAAGCAGAAGATATGATAGACGGATTGAATGTTGTAGACATTCTAACTGGAGAGAATAACCTATTCAAAAATATCCCCAATGCTTTTCTCATTTTCGAGATTGAAAATAATGAAGTTATTTACTCAAATGAACAAGCCCATCAAATTTTAAATACAGATATACCATCTGAAATTTCGACCTTTCTAAATACACACTTACTCCCAGAAACAAGTACAGAAAAGCAATTCTTCTTTGAGCTTTTACAGAAAAAGAAATCAGAAAATGTAAATATTAATCTCATAATCAATGGGGAGAAAACACCTACAAATATTCAATTATTTGAAATAGGAAGTGGATTAAATCTAGTAGGTGTAATGTTTCATACTCAACACACAAATAGTACAGAAAAGCAATTACAAAAAGGATTAGAATTGAGTCATGAAAACTGGATGCTTTTAGACAGCTACGGTAAAATCCTTAGATATAACGAAAACTTTGAAAGAATATCGACTCAAATATTCTCTGAAAATATATACTTTGGTCTAGATCTTAGAGAAAATACAAAATGGAGAAATAGCATTCTGAAAGCCATCCATGGGCAAAAAGTTATAGAAGTTATCACCCTACAAATAGACAATCAAACTCGAAGTTTTGAAGTTGTTATTTCACCATTAATAACATCAAATGAAGTTTATATTGAAGGAATATTATTATTTATAAAAGAAGTCACTAATAGTCTAAAAGTTGAGGAGCTTCTTAAAAACAGTTTCGATGAGATTAGAAACTTTAAGGTTGCTCTAAATAGAACTTCGTTGGTATGTGTGACTGACCCTAGAGGATATATCAATGAAGTGAATGACTTATTTTGCTCTGAAGCGAAGTATTCCTACGACGAATTAATTGGAGAAAATATAAATAAAGTACTTCCTTCCTTACAATTACCGAATATCTACAAAGAGTTATCTTCTAAAACTAATGAGAATTCTTTTTGGCGAGAAGAGGTTCAAAGCACGGATAAAGCAGGTAACACTTTTTGGCTAGACCTAATGTTTAGCCCTGTATCTAATAAAAAAGGGGAAATATATCAGATTCTTTGTATTGGGTATCCTATAACTGAAAGAAAAAAAGGAGAAATCGAGCGTCAACAACTTATGACTGACCTTATTCAGCATAATAGAAACCTTGAGCAATTTGCATTTACTATATCTCACAAATTACGTGCTCCATTAGCGAGGGTAATTGGGTTGGCTGAATTGTTGAAAATTGATGATTACCAGACCTCACATAAATCTTTTGTAGACAAACTCCTTTCAAGTACAAAAGAACTCGACCTACTTTTGAAAGGACTAATTGAAATACTTTCTTTCAGACAAAATTCAAACCTTGAGAAAAAAACGCTTGATTTAAATTATATCATTCAAACAATAACTAGTAGTCTATCTACTGCTATAAATGAAAATAATGCCGTAATTGAAGTTGACCTAGCTGAAGATGCACGATCACTCAGAAGTATAAAAAGCTATATTGAAAGCATTGTTTACCACCTCATTACCAATGCACTAAAATTCCGAAAAAAATACCTATCACCAGTAATTCACATCAGAAGTTCAAAGGTTGAAAACGGAATTTTATTAGAGATAAAAGACAATGGAGTAGGTATTGACTTGAAAAATAATAAAGAAAAAATATTCTCCATGTACCAAAAACTACACTCTAGCCATGAAGGTAAGGGACTCGGATTATATTTAGTAAAAAGTCAAGTTGATGAATTAAACGGTAATATACAGGTCGAAAGTGCCGTTAACCAAGGTACAATCTTTAAGATTTTCATTCCTACAGAATAA
- the groL gene encoding chaperonin GroEL (60 kDa chaperone family; promotes refolding of misfolded polypeptides especially under stressful conditions; forms two stacked rings of heptamers to form a barrel-shaped 14mer; ends can be capped by GroES; misfolded proteins enter the barrel where they are refolded when GroES binds) produces the protein MAKELFFNTEAIDGLKKGVDALANAVKVTLGPKGRNVILDKSFGAPHVTKDGVSVAKEIELAEPIENMGAQLVKEVASKTADEAGDGTTTATVLTQAIFTAGIKNVAAGANPMDLKRGIDKAVSSLVKQLKDNSSEVQDNKEIAQVATISANNDAEIGNMIAEAMEKVGKDGVITVEEAKGTETEVKTVEGMQFDRGYLSPYFVTNTEKMQAELESPYILIYDKKISAMKDILPVLEPVAQSGKPLLIIAEDVDSEALATLVVNRIRGALKIAAVKAPGFGDRRKAMLQDIAVLTGGTVISEETGMKLEDATIEYLGTAEKVIIDKDNTTVVNGAGESSAVEARVAEIRHQIENTTSDYDKEKLQERLAKLAGGVAIIYIGAATEVEMKEKKDRVDDALAATRAAVEEGVVVGGGTALLRASSALEGVSTENEDQQIGVEIVRKAIEAPLRTILENAGLEASVIVNKVLENAGNYGYNARTDEYQDLVENGVIDPTKVTRLALENAASIASLLLTTECVVASEKEEGGAPAMPPAGMGGGMPGMM, from the coding sequence ATGGCTAAAGAACTTTTCTTTAATACAGAAGCAATTGACGGTCTTAAAAAAGGCGTTGATGCATTGGCTAATGCTGTTAAAGTAACATTAGGACCAAAAGGTAGAAATGTAATTCTTGACAAATCATTCGGAGCACCTCACGTGACTAAGGATGGTGTTTCTGTAGCAAAAGAAATCGAATTGGCAGAGCCAATCGAGAACATGGGTGCTCAATTGGTAAAAGAAGTAGCATCAAAAACTGCAGATGAGGCAGGTGATGGTACTACAACAGCTACTGTTTTGACACAAGCAATCTTTACTGCAGGTATCAAAAATGTAGCAGCTGGTGCTAACCCAATGGATTTGAAAAGAGGTATCGATAAAGCTGTTTCATCTTTGGTGAAACAATTGAAAGATAACTCAAGCGAAGTACAAGACAACAAAGAAATTGCTCAAGTAGCTACTATCTCTGCAAACAACGATGCTGAGATTGGTAACATGATTGCTGAAGCAATGGAGAAAGTTGGAAAAGATGGTGTAATCACTGTTGAAGAAGCAAAAGGTACTGAAACAGAAGTTAAGACTGTAGAAGGTATGCAATTCGACAGAGGTTATTTGTCTCCATACTTCGTGACAAATACTGAGAAAATGCAAGCTGAGTTGGAATCTCCATATATCTTGATCTATGACAAGAAGATCTCAGCTATGAAAGATATTCTTCCTGTATTGGAGCCAGTAGCTCAGTCAGGTAAGCCATTGTTGATTATTGCTGAAGATGTAGATTCTGAAGCTTTGGCTACATTGGTTGTAAACCGTATCAGAGGTGCACTGAAAATTGCAGCTGTTAAAGCTCCTGGTTTTGGTGACAGAAGAAAAGCAATGCTTCAAGATATCGCTGTTTTGACTGGAGGTACTGTAATCTCTGAAGAAACAGGAATGAAGTTGGAAGATGCTACTATCGAGTACTTGGGTACTGCTGAAAAAGTAATTATCGATAAAGATAATACGACAGTTGTAAACGGTGCTGGTGAATCTTCTGCTGTTGAAGCTCGTGTAGCTGAAATCAGACACCAAATCGAAAATACTACTTCAGACTACGATAAAGAGAAATTGCAAGAGCGTTTAGCTAAATTGGCTGGTGGTGTTGCTATTATCTATATCGGTGCTGCTACTGAAGTAGAAATGAAAGAAAAGAAAGACCGTGTAGACGATGCTTTGGCTGCAACTAGAGCGGCTGTTGAAGAAGGCGTAGTTGTTGGTGGTGGTACTGCACTACTAAGAGCTTCTTCTGCTTTGGAAGGTGTTTCTACTGAAAACGAAGATCAACAAATTGGTGTTGAAATCGTGAGAAAAGCAATCGAGGCTCCATTGAGAACTATCCTTGAAAATGCTGGTCTTGAGGCTTCAGTAATCGTAAATAAAGTATTGGAAAATGCTGGAAACTACGGTTACAATGCTAGAACTGATGAGTACCAAGACTTAGTTGAGAACGGAGTTATTGATCCAACGAAAGTTACTCGTTTGGCTTTAGAAAATGCTGCATCTATCGCTTCTCTGTTGTTAACTACTGAATGTGTAGTTGCTTCTGAGAAAGAAGAAGGTGGTGCTCCAGCTATGCCTCCAGCAGGTATGGGCGGTGGAATGCCAGGTATGATGTAA
- a CDS encoding FtsL-like putative cell division protein, with the protein MKAKNKPRNIPLSQNKTEYSEPIRPQKKRVLPNGYRDSAVFRFLPFFIYATILGVLYIGNTFYTEKKYTEIESLKSKVDQLRIDYRTLKYDYLNMAKRSKIDGKVRKNGLYPTNTSPVIIEVDKD; encoded by the coding sequence ATGAAAGCGAAAAACAAACCAAGAAATATTCCTTTATCACAAAATAAAACAGAGTATTCTGAACCCATCCGTCCACAAAAGAAACGGGTATTACCTAATGGGTATAGGGATAGTGCTGTTTTTCGCTTTCTTCCATTTTTTATATATGCTACTATTTTAGGTGTACTTTATATTGGAAATACTTTTTATACCGAGAAGAAGTACACAGAAATTGAGTCTTTGAAATCAAAGGTAGATCAGTTACGAATAGATTATCGTACTTTAAAGTATGATTATCTTAACATGGCAAAGAGAAGTAAGATTGATGGGAAAGTGAGAAAAAATGGTTTGTATCCAACAAACACATCTCCTGTGATTATTGAAGTTGATAAAGATTAA
- the rsmH gene encoding 16S rRNA (cytosine(1402)-N(4))-methyltransferase RsmH, giving the protein MYHIPVMLEECLDWLKLEDRNTYVDVTFGGGGHSKAILERISNGKLVAFDQDQDAKKNADKIENEQFLFVQSNFRNLKRFLRLHNQIPVDGILADLGISSHQIDCGERGFSTRFDAELDMRMDQSAELSAKELIHEYDEADLIKIFKLYGELKNARKVASIITRERLNSSIETTGDLMRILSSCAPKGKENRYFAQLFQAIRIEVNNEMGVLEEMLSQCAEVLKPGGRLVVMSYHSLEDRLVKNFMKFGNFEGKPEKDFYGNLIRPLKPNFTKPIVASSEEISQNRRARSAKLRVAEKL; this is encoded by the coding sequence ATGTATCATATACCTGTAATGCTTGAGGAGTGCCTCGATTGGTTAAAACTTGAGGATAGAAACACCTATGTGGATGTGACTTTTGGTGGTGGAGGTCATTCTAAAGCAATACTTGAAAGAATCTCTAATGGGAAATTAGTCGCTTTTGATCAAGATCAAGACGCGAAAAAAAATGCAGATAAAATTGAAAATGAACAATTTTTGTTCGTTCAAAGCAATTTTAGAAACCTTAAGAGATTCTTGAGATTACATAATCAAATTCCTGTAGATGGAATTCTTGCCGATTTAGGAATCTCATCACATCAAATTGATTGTGGAGAAAGAGGCTTTTCAACTCGTTTTGATGCTGAATTAGACATGAGAATGGATCAGTCTGCTGAGTTATCTGCAAAAGAACTGATTCATGAATATGATGAAGCTGATTTGATTAAAATCTTCAAATTATATGGCGAGTTAAAAAATGCTCGTAAAGTAGCTTCCATAATTACTAGAGAAAGATTAAACTCTTCAATTGAAACCACTGGCGATTTAATGCGTATACTTTCTTCTTGTGCACCTAAAGGGAAAGAGAATCGTTATTTTGCCCAACTTTTTCAGGCAATAAGAATCGAAGTGAATAATGAAATGGGAGTGTTAGAAGAAATGCTCTCTCAGTGTGCAGAAGTATTGAAGCCAGGAGGAAGATTGGTTGTCATGTCTTATCACTCTTTGGAAGATAGACTTGTCAAAAACTTTATGAAGTTTGGGAATTTTGAAGGTAAACCAGAAAAAGATTTCTACGGAAATTTAATTAGACCTTTAAAGCCAAACTTTACTAAACCTATTGTAGCATCTTCAGAGGAAATTAGTCAGAATAGAAGAGCTAGAAGTGCAAAATTGAGAGTTGCAGAGAAATTGTAG
- a CDS encoding co-chaperone GroES, producing MSTVNIKPLADRVLVEPAAAETKTASGIIIPDNAKEKPQRGTVVAVGPGSKDEPMTVKVGDTVIYGKYSGTELALEGKDYLIMKEADIYAIV from the coding sequence ATGTCAACAGTTAACATTAAACCACTTGCAGATAGAGTCCTAGTTGAACCTGCTGCAGCTGAGACAAAAACTGCTTCTGGAATTATTATCCCAGATAATGCAAAAGAAAAACCACAAAGAGGTACTGTTGTAGCTGTAGGCCCTGGTTCAAAAGATGAGCCTATGACTGTGAAAGTTGGTGATACAGTGATTTATGGAAAATATTCAGGAACTGAATTAGCTTTAGAAGGCAAAGACTACTTGATCATGAAGGAAGCTGATATTTACGCTATTGTTTAA
- a CDS encoding PorP/SprF family type IX secretion system membrane protein: protein MKPKYTSSLVLASFIILLLFSNLEIKAQDSHFTQFYAIPTNLNPAFAGNTKQGRLTAIYRNQWPNLESNYITYAAAYDHYFPSFNSGIGVLFKRDEQGASIGTPLANTEVQANYAYHAQLNNKFGMFFGLNVGITQRQIDYSRLLLVDQVDDDGSGTINPPNESFQTGSKFYPDISFGYLFFGKNFWTGFSLFHLNQPNIAVIDGTGDDILPTRLSIHGGYLFHLGWTGRRSMIKDYNDKILTPVFEYRRQRRTQQLSLGAYFLMKPLLIGMWYRGVPIIESAEESGINQDAISGMIGFKIKSVNIAYSYDYTISSLTNEGRGSHEISFSFDIPRNSDFGNKKKSDKPGVSTLQCPTPWVNE, encoded by the coding sequence ATGAAACCCAAATATACATCAAGTTTAGTCTTAGCCTCATTTATAATCTTATTGCTTTTTTCTAACCTAGAAATAAAAGCCCAAGATAGCCATTTTACCCAGTTCTATGCGATTCCTACTAATTTGAATCCTGCTTTTGCAGGTAATACAAAACAAGGTAGGCTTACTGCAATTTATAGAAACCAATGGCCAAATTTAGAATCTAATTATATTACTTATGCAGCTGCATATGATCATTACTTTCCGTCTTTTAATAGTGGTATAGGAGTGTTGTTCAAAAGAGATGAACAAGGAGCTAGTATTGGTACTCCATTAGCAAATACTGAAGTTCAAGCCAATTATGCTTATCACGCGCAGTTGAATAATAAGTTTGGGATGTTTTTTGGATTGAACGTAGGTATTACTCAAAGGCAAATAGATTATAGTAGATTGTTATTAGTTGATCAAGTGGATGATGATGGTAGTGGGACAATTAATCCCCCAAACGAGTCATTTCAAACAGGGTCAAAGTTTTATCCAGACATTTCATTTGGCTATTTATTTTTTGGTAAGAATTTTTGGACAGGTTTCTCTTTGTTTCACCTTAATCAACCTAATATAGCTGTGATTGATGGTACAGGAGATGATATTTTGCCAACCAGATTATCTATTCATGGTGGATACTTATTTCACCTTGGTTGGACTGGTCGGAGATCAATGATTAAAGATTATAATGATAAAATATTAACTCCTGTATTTGAATACAGAAGACAAAGGCGTACACAGCAGTTAAGCCTCGGAGCTTATTTTCTAATGAAACCTTTATTAATAGGTATGTGGTATAGAGGTGTTCCAATAATAGAGTCTGCTGAAGAGTCTGGTATTAATCAAGATGCGATATCGGGTATGATAGGATTTAAAATTAAGTCAGTTAATATTGCTTATAGTTATGATTATACTATTTCTTCTCTAACAAATGAAGGAAGAGGTTCCCATGAAATTTCTTTCAGTTTCGATATCCCTAGAAATTCTGACTTTGGGAATAAAAAGAAAAGTGACAAACCTGGTGTTTCTACCCTTCAGTGTCCCACCCCTTGGGTAAATGAGTGA